CCAGTTGATCATTAGAGCCTTGAGTTCATAATTGATAGGAAGCCACTTTCTCCGGATGGAGAGGGCCAAGGCAAGGGCAAGGCTGTCCTTGCCTCCGCTGGCGGAGAGCAGAACGGTATCATGCTCGCGAATCATTGAGTACGTGTTTATGGCCTTGCCGGTATGTTTGATAAAACGCATGACCCAAGGGGGGATATTCCCCTCCAAGAGCGTTCTATAGGATAATTTTTCCATGTATTCAGAACTCCAATACTCTTCCAAGTGCTTCTGGAGAGATAGTGTGTGGTGTGAAGATTCTGAATTTTCTCAGGCTTTTTGTAAAGACCCTACCAATATCATAGGAAAAAAGGTGATCTACCTCACCAAATCTACTGATGGAACCATTCTCGTGGAGAATGGGCAGGTCTGCCTCAAAGCTGATCGGCTCCGGGATGTCTACGATGACCTTGCTTGGATCGCATCCAAGCTTGGCTGCTATACGTTCCTCGAAGGAGAGACGTGAGAAGAGATCTTTGTTCTTTGTCTCCAACACACCCTCTTCTTCATAGGGTTTCTCGAATGTCGCTGTATACAGCTGGTTGTCACGCACCAAGGAGAAGAGATTGCTGTAGGTGAACTGTTTCAGCTGTGGAAGCGAAAAGAACTGTTCATCATCCAATCCATAGAGATCTTCTGCCTGCAGTGATCCATCTGACAAGGATGCCAGAACTGCTTTCTTGATCATAGCAGTCGCACTTCGGGTCGTGGTATGCCAATATACGTTACGGTACATCAGGTACTTGCTGAACAGGAGGTGCTCCACCGAACCGAGGGCTTCCTCCTGCAAGGACATTTTTCCCCCGGCAACAACCAGTCTGTCAACAATGTAGGATACATCCTGGGTGCCATAGGGTACGCCACAGAAGAAGGCATCACGGTTGAGGTAGTCGAGCTTGTCAGGGTCAAGTGTTCCCGAGAGAATGCTGCGATACAGGAGAACCTCTTCATCTGTGGTCTTTTGGTGCTCATCGATGATTGATCCAACACGCTCTGCATCCAGCCCAGCCATCTCAATGGCCTTATGCAGGGCTGCATCCTCGCGTATCATCGTGCAGGCGATCTCTTCATGGCTGGTGAGCGGAAGTTCTTTCAGGGAGTGGGCGAATGGGAAATGCCCAATGTCATGCAGAAGGCATGCACAGAGAAAGGTGAGCGCTCCCTCCTCACTAACCGGCAACGCTCGATCTTGACTGAAGAGGCTCTGGAGAATTGAAAACCCGATGTGATAGACGCCAAGGCTATGGTCGAGACGGGTATGCACAGCACCTGGATAGAGGTGGAAGGTAGGGCCGAGTTGCTTGATCCTCCCCAGTTTCTGTACAGTGGGGGTCAATAGGATGGACTTGAAGGCCCTGGAGAGCTTGATGTCCTTCCATAAAGGGTCTCGAATTGTTGTTTCGCTTTGGCGATAGAGAGCCGCGAGCAGCTGTGTATTGCGATATTGCATACCGAGAGTGTAAAGCAGTGGTTGCCTCGGTGTAAAGTACAAGATTATGGTAGAGCGATTAGCCACTCATCGGGTACACTGACAAAAAGGGAGGAATGTCCATGCATCAATACCTGATAGTCGCTGATGACTTCACTGGAGCAAATGACAGTGGTCTGCAATTAAAGCGTAAGGGGCTCTCTACCCATGTAACGATTGGGAGCCATAGAGCGAGTGAGGAATCCATCGAGGCACTTGTGTTGGACACTGAATCACGCAACACAGATGAAGCGGAAGCCTCAGCCTTGGTTCGCTCTGCCCTGAAAGGCTTGGATGCTGGTTCATTCTCTATTGTCATGAAAAAAATTGATTCTACACTCCGGGGAAATATCTGTACTGAGGTCATGGAGGTTGCAGCATTCTGTGGTGCAGAGCTGGTCATTGTTTCTCCTGCGTTCCCAGATCAGGGTAGAATGGTGGAGGGCGGAAGATTGTTGGTCCATGGGAAGCCACTGCTGGAGACAGAACATGGAAAGGATCCCCGAAAGCCGGTAGAAGAGGACAATCTGGTCTCACTCTTTTCCAAAGGGCAAAGTGTGTATGCCGTGGTTCACCAGGAAGCGGGTGCTGCGTTCCCTGCTCTGGAGGGGAAGACAATCCTGGTATGTGATGCCCGCACACAGGAAGACCTTTACAATCTTGTCAGGCTGGCAAGAAAACGAGAAGAGAAAGTCCTGTATGTGGGAAGTGCTGGGTTGGCTGATGCGCTCTGCAATGTGCAATTTCCTTCCCGTGGAGTACTGGGCATGGTTGCAAGTCTCAGCGAAGTGACCCGGGAACAAGTCAGGTATGCCAAGGAACATGGGATTTTTACCGAAGTTGTTGCTGTGGAGTCACTCCTTGAAGCAGTAGATACTAATGTCATCATCAAACGGGTCAGGGGAGCCATCTCGCAAAACAAGCCAGCTCTGGTCGTGGTCTCCTCCGTCCTTGACGAAACTGCATTCAGTCGTTCCTTGGAGGAAGGTGCACAACACGGACTTTCCTCTGATGCGGTTGCAGCATCAATTAGGGACTCCTTCAGTCTTTTGGGAAAAGCCTTGGTTGAGCAGTGCGAGATTTCTGGTTTATTCCTCACGGGAGGGGACACCGCTTTCGGTCTCTTGGAGGCACTGGGAATTCAGGAGGTGGAAATACTGAGGGAAGTACAGGGAGGCATCCCCCTCCTAGAAGTACCTACAGGAGCGTATGCGTCAATGAGAATTGTCACAAAAGCAGGCGCTTTCGGGAATGATCAAGCAATTGCATATAGCTTGCGGGTTTTGCAAGAACGGTAGAAGGAGAACAAGATGAAAGGAAAGAAGTTTGGAATTACACTTGGAGATCCCTGTGGCATTGGTCCTGAGATCACCCTCAAGGCATTGCACGCCAGGAAGGAGTACCAGAGGAGTGCTCTACTCTTCGGGACCCGCTCGCTTCTAGAGTACTACAGCTCGCTGCTAGGATACGAAATGAGGTTCAACACAATCAAGAAGATGGATGATTGGGATGACTCAGCAATCAATGTGTATGATCCACATCCGGTAGACATCTCCCAGATTGAGGTAGGGGTAGTGACCTCCCTGGGAGGTACCATCGCCTTTGAAAGTGTACGATCGGCGATTGAATTTGCCTTACGAAAGGATATCTCCTCAGTGGTTACCGCTCCGCTCAACAAGGAAGCGCTCCACCTGGCTGGTTTTCCCTATGCTGGTCATACCGAAATTTTTGGAGCGTTCACCAAAGGGGAGCGGTATGCAATGCTGCTGTACAGCGAGAAACTGAAGGTAATCCACGTCTCAACCCATGTCTCTTTACGGAATGCATGTGACCTTTGCAAGAAAAACAGGGTACTTGAAGTCATTCAACTGGCCCATGAGACACTTACAAAGATCGGTTATGACAATCCAAGGATTGCTGTCGCAGGATTGAATCCACACGCAGGGGAGAATGGCATTTTTGGTGATGAGGAGATCAAGGAAATCATTCCAGCCATCCAGGAAGCAAAAGCTGAAGGTCTGGATGTCAGTGGTCCAATACCTCCTGATACGGTTTTCCTGAAAGCATTACAGGGTTCCTGGGATATCGTGGTTGCCATGTACCATGATCAAGGGCATATCCCCCTGAAGATGCTCAGCTTCGAGAACGGGGTGAACATTACCGTTGGTTTGGACGTCATCAGAACGTCTGTTGACCACGGTACCGCGTTTGATATCGCCGGAAAGCTGATTGCAAGTGAGAAAAGCCTACTCGAGGCAATTGAGATCGGGGAGAGGCTCTAGAACCAAGGAAAGAGGAGGCAACGCCTCCTCTTTCTCTCACAATCCAACAACTGTGTTGATCATTACCCTACATAGGGGATGGCATAAGGACCATCGCTTAGATAGAGAACCTTGAGGTCTTTTCTCTGCTCTCTCTTCTCAATCTGCTCAATGACTTTCTTGATCACTTCGCTATAGTCAGTGCTCTTTGTAAGTGAGGAAGCATCGATACCAGGAAGACCGCTGTTGTTCTCTCCTGCAATCTGAGGGGCATAGTAATAGTAGTGGTCCAATGGAATCTTCTCGAATACCGAAGCCCACTTCTGGACCTGCCACTGGTCTGGCAGGAATGGCCAATCCTTGCTGTGCAGGAGGGTAACCAGTTCCTCTGCGCTGGTAAGCGCCAGGATACTGAGTACGGTCTTGTACATCACCGAACCCACGACATCTTTCTTGTCCGTGAAGTTGGAGATGCTGATCAGGTATCCATCCTTCTTCATTGCCCCGATTGCAGCAAAGGCTGCCTTCGCACTCTGGTAGTGGTTGATCCCGACAAAACCTCCATGGGTTATGACGATATCGGCCTCTTCCTTGATGGGAATCTTTGCGTATCCCTTGACCATCTCAAAGGCTTTCTGATGGGCTGCCTCCAGGTCGCCGGCAAATACCCCGGTGATATTGAAGGCATGATCGAGGGTGACATTGATAATGAAATCAACCCCAGCCATTTTCGCAAAGGTGAGTGATTCCTCATGCACTGGATTGCCATCAAGAAGCAAGTCGCAGCTGTTCCTGTGGCCCATCAGATCTGCACCGTGGAAGAGGAAGGTACCATGTTCGCTGATCAGTCCGGGACATACGGACTTTCGTCCCCCACTGACCCCTGCCATGAAGTGGCTTTCTACCAATCCAGTGAGGATCTTCAGGTCAGCTTGTATATAGAGGCTGTTGATCTTTACTTCGCTTCCACGATCAGTCTTTCCGAGGTAGGTGAGGTTGTCATCTTCTTTGCAATCGTGGTTAACGATGGAAATCCCATGTTCGAATACCCAGGGATCGACGATGCGTTCAATCTCGTCATCGGTCATCGGGCGGTGGGTTCCCGTAGCAATGAGTACCGTAAGATTCTCTCTCTTATAGCCGGTTTCAAGCAGTACCTCGAGGAGGGGGACCAAGATATTTCCCTCCCCTTTGTAGGGGACAGGCCGGGTGTTGTCAGAGATGACAATTACTGCCTTTGCTTGTGGGTTGGCATCAAGCTTGGCTTTGGCAATGCTCTGGAAGCTGTCAGATGCAATGGGTTTGGCCAGTGCCTCAGAAACCGCCTGTTTTGGGTCTCTGAGTGCCTTTGGTGCCTTCATTGCATACACTGTGGTATGTTCAGGAAGTTCTAGTTTCTTTCCTTGGCTGTCTATTGGGTTATGTACCAGCATGGTTGACTCCTTTAGCAAAGAAAGACGAGCATTTGCCCGCCTTTCTTGATAATTGTATACAAAACGTGCATCCTCAGCTTATAACTGTTGGCCCTTTGCGTCAACCGCAGGTTCAGTGCTGGTGGTAGGATGCTCGTTGACAAGTCCCCGCTTCAAATCCCACCTGTAGAAGAAATCGACCAGGAATGGAACCAGCAAGGCGGTGACGATGATTGATGCAGCAACCTGTACGGTTGCCTTGTCTGCGAATGGGGCCCAAGCTGGGTCTACCAGTGCAATGGCAGCCGGTGTGGCAATTGAGTTACCGGCAGAGGTACCGACAGCAGCACCTACGGCAGCAGTTCTCCTTGACTTCTTGGGAACCAACCACTTGAAGATGAAGTAGGAAGGAACACCAGTGATGATAAGGGTCATCAGACCGAGGACGATACCAGGAATACCTGCTTCGATGATCGTCTGCAAACTCAGCCCTGCTCCGAGAGGGAATGCAAAGGTGAAGATAGCAATAAACATACCGGGCTTGAGGAACTCCCTGATTCGCTCATCAAGGTTACCAAGGATCATACCAACGATGATGGGAACGATGACAGCTACAAGGCTCATGAGAGGAATGTTTGCAACTCCGGCAACACCCATGAAAGCCATTTCGAAGAAAGGTCCATCATTGGAGGAGATGACGGCGATTGCACCAACATCGGACTCATCACCATACTTGGAAGCAAGTGCTGTGTAGAGTCCACCATTGCTGTTGGACATGGCACTGATCATGGCAAGCGGTGTGACACCGAGGAAGGCAGCTTCAGGACCAGCAAGTTTAGCGAAAATAACGCCGAAACTTACACCGAAGAGAACCTTGCTGAAATTGAGGACCACTCCTTTATAGAGTGACATACCAGCAGTTCTGAACTGAATCTGTGCTCCACTGCAGAAAAAGAGCAATGCGATCAAGGTAAGTGCACCTGACTTGAAGAATGCTGTGGTAAAACTACCGATCATCAATGCTTCAGGAAAGAATGTATTGGTCAATACACCGAGCACCAAAGGTACTACCATCAATCCACCAGGAATCTTGTTGATCGTCTCGAGAATTGGAACTTTTCCCATCTTCATGTTGTGAGTCTCCTTTTTTCTGTTTTACTATCAAACTTTTTACACCTTATCATAGATGTCCAAAAAGTCCAGAAAAAAGAAAATCCTTTGACATTGCCAAAAAAATGCATCATATAGAAGGTATGAAAGAATGCTTTTCACTCCTGATCCTTGTATTGTTGTGCGTGGTTCCTCTTTCGGCTAATGAAACCTTGTCGTTTCCTGAGGCGTATGGAGCACAGCTGCCAAGCGATGCCTCGATCGGCCAGATTGTCAGTGGCGAGGAAGGTAGTGCAGAAGCAATTACCAGACAAGCATTGATGAACTCCTATGGGCCAGGATGGCTTGAGGAGTATGTCAGTGAGGTGCTGAGAAAGGCATTCACCAATACCTATGACCAACAGTTGGTATCCTTGCTGCCTGCAAAGCAGGTGCAGGTAGGTAAGGCAGTGGTTCGCTCAGATCTCTATGAGGTTCCGTTCTGTGTACATGAGCCAGATTACCAGTGGGGTACCATGGTCTGGACACGTAGTGAAGATGAAAGGTGGGTGTTGCTGGCGATCAAGATAGAATCGTCACTCTGAATCAGTTTCAAGGTCCTGCTTCCTGATTACCAGGATATAGGAATCGGAAGCCTCCACTGAGAAGGACTGGTACTGTGACTCCTTTGCGCGAAGGTACTGCATCAGAACCGCGGGATCCACATCCAGATCTTCTAGATTGATGACAATGGCTTTCTGTTGGGGTTTGATGGTAATCTGGACATCTTCCATTTCCGTCCCATCAAGGAGAGGCCCTTCCCAGTGTTCTTCATCAGGGTTTATGGCAGGGGTCTTGCTGTAGACACCACAACTGGATACCAATGCAATGGTACCCAAAAGCAAGCAGATGACTACAAACTGTACAAGGCGAGAGCGCAGCCTCATTGAACCCCTCCAAACAAAATCGGTGTATCCATAATGATAACAAAGGAGAAGAGGAAAGATTACAAAAGAAATCGAATGGAAACATTTCTTCAAATGGGGTAGAGTACCTCCCAAGAAGGAGTGTTTATGGCATTACTCGATATCTCCCTTTTTTCTGATACCCTCCAGCTGGATGTTTCTCTCACTGTCATCTATCCACAACGATGTGACCGCTCACCTGATATTCCTGGTGGTCCGTATAAAGTGCTCTACCTGCTGCATGGGATAAAGCAGAATGAACAGAGCTATGTGCGAAATTCGGCAATTGAACGGTATGTGAGGAATCTTCCCCTGGTGGTTGTGATGCCATCGGTTGGAAGAAGCTTCTACACCGACCAGGAACGTGGCTACCCCTATTTTACCTTCCTGAGTGAAGAACTTCCCCGGTTCCTCTCCTCTGTTTTTACCATCAGTACCAAACGCGAGGATACATTTATTGCAGGACTGTCGATGGGAGGGTATGGGGCATTCAAGGCTGCTCTCACGCGTCCCGACCTATATAGCAGGGCTGCAAGCATGAGCGGTGCCTTGGACCTGGTATCGCTCGCTAATACGCTTGGGGACTCGGTAAAGATTTTCCCACATGAATGGGAGAATACCTTCGGCACCTATGAAGTTAAAGACAGTGAACATGACCTGATGGCGTTGTCTCGCAAGGAACTTTCTCCCAAGCCGTCATTCTATGTAACCTGTGGTGATGAGGATGCCCTGTTGCAGGATAACCTACGATTTGTTGAGACACTGAAAGAGACCCATGATGTAATCTATGACCAGCACCCGGGAGGGCATACCTGGAAGTTCTGGGACAAGGCACTGAAGCGTGTGCTGAGGTGGCTGCCTCTCTGATCAGGCTTTCTGTCCTGCAATGGCAAATGGTGTCTGGTAGTCCACCCACCTGTCATCGAGTGTAAACACAATATCGGTGTCACAGAAGTTTGAGTAGGTGTACATCGCCTTGATCATCTCCAGGCGGATTGCATCAAGCTGCTTCACCGGTCGCTCCTCAGAGAGGTATACATAGATGACTACCATCAGGGAACGTCCCCGCTTCAATGCATAGACCTCTGCCTTTCGGAAGGCATATTTTTTCACGAAGCGGTTGGTGATTTTCTCCAGTGTTGCCTGTACCGAGATTGTCGGTGCCGCCCCCAAGAGTTCCCTGCTGTAGACTACCAGGTCCTTGATAAGCACTGGACTGAGGAAAGCCAGGAAAAGCACGGTAAGTGCCGGGTCGATGTAGTTGCTCAGGAATGCAAAACGTGTTTGCTTGATCAGGCCAACCATTCCTATTGCAAGCACTGAGGCAAGGGAGAGAAGGGTGTCCAGCAACCATGCCTTGCTCTCCGAGCGGAGGGTCGGGCTGCTCAGTTTTTTGGCCTTGTTTGCAAGGGCAAGCCAAACAACAAAACAGACAACCAGGGAGAACACCGAGACAGGAAAGGCGATGGAGAAGGTAATGGCATAACCACCTCGGGTCATGGCAATAGCTGCCATGGATCCAATGGTTACGACCATGGTAAGCAGCACGAGACTCCGCAAGACCAGGAAAAATGGTTCAAAGGCTCCATAGCCGAAGGGGAATCGGTCATCATCTTCCTTGAAAAGGAGGGTTACCACCCTTCCTGAGCCGATGATGAACATGCTCTGGATCAGGGAGTAGAGTCCATCGAGAAGCATTGAGTTTGAGTTGGCGACAATGGAGACCACTAAACCGAGTATGCCGAATCCAAGGCAAACGATGGTAGTCACCCGTAGTAACAGTAGTTCTTGTTTTTTATTGCTCATATAAAGTAATTGTTGCTATCAATCATGGCGTTCATTCGCCCGAGATCACCGTTTATGGTCCTACGTATAGGACAGATACTGAGTATCAAATCAGGTGATATGTTGATATGTATATTCTGAAGTATACAGGAATCCATCATAAACCGCAAGCAACGTCCATAATTCGAATTATCAAAAATATATTGTGCAAAATACTTGTCAGTTGGATAAGAAATAGACTATTATTTGAGACATATTCCTATAATCATTTTTAATGAGGTAGACCATGCGCAAGGCACAGAGAACACTGATATTTACCCTGATCACTCTTACTATTGTAGCGAGCTTGCTCTCTTGTAGCAAAACAGATCAGGAACAAGAAGTGAATGAACCATTGGAAGCAGTGAGTGCTGCCACCGATTATACCCAGATTGTCTCTTCCTCTGTTGCAATCGAAGAGCGTGCACTACGGGATCGTGTTATCGGCAGTGGAACCGTACAGGGCCAGAGGGAGGTGAGTATCAAATCTCGGCTGAGTGGAGAAATCCAAGAGATATCAGTTGACTTGGGAAGTACCCTGAAAGCAGGAGACACCCTGCTTACCATTGATGACACCATTGCCAAGCTTACCCTCAGCCAGTTGGAATCGCAATACGAGAATGCAGTGAAACAACAGGCTGTGAATGAGAAACTCTTTGCCAGCGGGGCAATTTCCCTCTCCCAACTCAACCAAGGCAAATCTAGTTTGGATGGGCTTTCTGCCCAGCTTGAACAGGCAAAGAACAATGTTGCCAACTCCAGGGTAACGACACCAATATCCGGAAGTGTTGCTGAGATAACCAAGCTGGTTGAAGGGGACCTTTTGCAAGCTGGTTCCCAGATTGCCCGTATCGTCGATCTCAATCATCTGAGGGTTACGCTCGCTATTGGTCAAGCTCAGCTTTTTCTTATCAAGGAAGGAGCCCCGGCAGAGATCACCATACGCACTCCAACTGAAACCATTGTTGCTGAGGGCAGGGTAAGTGCCATCAGTGCCTCATCTGACAGCAGAACCGGTAGCTGGGTGGTCTATGTAGATTTTGAGAATCCAAGACCCGATATACTGAAAGCAGGAATTACCGCGGATGTAACCATCTTCAACACCGATGCACCCTTATATACCGTGGTTCCCAACGGTGCAATGGTGAATCGGAATGGGAAGCAGTACATCTTCGTGGTTGACGGTTCCAATGCCAGTCTGCAGGAGGTGACCGTAGTTGACCAGTTTGGAGACCTTACCGCCATTGAAAGCAAGGATGCCTCTGTTTCCTTGATAGGAGAGCGAGTGCTTGTCAGCAGCCTCTCCCGTTTGATCGACGGTAGTGCCATCAGCACTTCGTTGGAGTAGGAGGGCAGTATGGATAATCAGGATAAACAGTTTACCATCGGTAGGTTCTCGGTAACCAAACCAGTATTGGTCAATATTCTCATGATCACCGTACTTGCTCTGGGTGTTCTTAGTTTACTGACCCTACCACAGGAACAGTTCGCAGAGGTTCCCTTCTACTGGGTTAATGTCATTGTCCCCTATCCAGGTGTGAGTGCCCAGGATATGGAGTCCTCAGTCACCATTCCCGTGGAGAATGCATTTGCCGGGATGGATCGTCTCAAGCAGATCAGCTCAACCACCAGTGAGGGGTTGAGTGTGGTCCGGGTTGAGTTTGATGATGGCATAGACGATACCCTTTTTCGTTCTCTTTACCAGGATGCACAGACTCGGTTCAGCCAGGTAAGTCTTCCTGAGGGAGCATTGCAGCCATTGCTGGATGATTTTTCCTCTTCAGACTTTTTGCCTGTCATCGAGGTAATTGTCAGCGGGAATATCTCCTATCAGGACATGCGTGAGCAAGCTCAGGAGCTGCAAAACCGGTTCCTCAGCATTCCAGATGTTTCAGATGTAGAAATTGTTGGTCTGCCTGAAAGGCAAATCCAGGTGAAGCTGGACCCGACACTGCTCTCCTCAATGGGCTTGAGTGTCAATGAGGTGGTTCGTTCTCTCTCAGGGGAGAACCAGCGCCTTCCTAGTGGGAGTCTCTCAACAGAGAGTCGCCAATACCTGCTTCGTACCTTTGGTTCCGTGGAGGGTGTCCGGGATATTGAATCCGTTATTGTCAGACGTTCCAACCAGGGAGAGGGACTTGTCCGTCTCTCTGATGTTGCAAAGGTCATGGATGGCTTTGATGAGGAAGCACCCTTGAGCCGGTTCAATGGGGAGAGTGCTGTCAGTTTGAAGATCACCAAGGTGGTGAAAGGTGATTCGGTGGCAATCGTCGATGCGGTCAGGCAGATTGTCGATGAGACCCAACCTCGTGCAGGGGCAACCCTGACGTTGTTCAATGATTCCACAGTCCAGATTGCAAGCAGCCTTTCTGTACTCTCCACCAATGCCCTTATGGGTCTTTTGTTGCTGGTTATCATTCTTTCCCTGTTCATTGGTTTCAGAAATGCATTTATAACGGCGCTTGGTATCCCGGTAACCTTTGCATTGACCTTCCTGGTACTCGACCAGTTGGGGCAGACCGTAAACACCAACACCCTCTTTGGTTTGGTGCTGGTATTAGGTTTGATCGTCGACCACGGTATTGTCATCGTTGAGAACTCATACCGCCTCCAACTCGCTGGAGTACCTCGGCATGAGGCCGCAATCAAGGGGGTCAACCAGGTGGTATGGCCGATCATTGCCGCCACCGGAACCACCGTTGCAGCATTCCTCCCCCTTATGATTATTCCAGGGACCATCGGCAAGTTCCTCAGGGTCATTCCCCTGACCGTTACCATTGCCTTGATCGTAAGTACTTTTGAGGCCCTCTTCTTCCTCCCCAGCCACTACGCAGAGTGGGGCCCCAGGAGACTCAAGCAGGAGAAAGCAGGCAAACAACGCTTTGAGCGTTTCATCAACACCTATCAACGTGCCCTTGCCTGGGCCCTGGATAGGAAGGGACGTTTCATACTTCTCACACTCCTGGTAACTGCTGCAATATTCTCCTTGGTGGGTGGTTTGCGTCAGGATCTGTTCAGTGCAGAAGATTACAGTTATTTCAATATTGAGATCACTACTCCCCAGGGATCTACCTTGCGTACTACCAACAATGTGGTCTCAGCATACGAGAAGGTCCTTCTTGATAAGGTCGGAGGTGGTGAGATCCTCTCCATCAGTGCCAACATCGGTGGTAATGAAGGGGGTGCTGAAAGCACCACCCAAGCAACCATCACGGTTGACCTTGCTGAGATGGATGAAGGGAGAACCAGAAGCATTGAGACAATCATTGATGAAGTGAAGAGGGAGACCTACTACATCAGTGGCGCAGAGCAGGTGCTCTTCACCAAAGCCCAGACGGGTCCTCCAACCTCTGCAGATTTCAGTTTCCGTCTCTCCGGCGATGCATATGAACCTCTCATAGAGGCTTCAGGCGTATTGGGCAACACCCTCGCCTCGATTGAGGGTGTGGAGAATGTCCAGAGCGATTTCATTGCAGGCAATCCCGCCCTCCGCATTGATGTTGACCAGGATCAGGCAACCCGGTTGGGAATCGGAGTTTCTACCATTGCCGGCTACCTTCGTGTACGTTTTGAAGGACAGAACGTTGGAACGTTGTTCCTGGAGAATGAAGAGATTGATATGGTCGTCCAGTTTGATAATGGTGGAACGGAGCGCTTTGAGGATCTCCAACAGATCCTCATACCCACTGATGATGGAAGGCTCGTGCCCTTGAGCAGTGTTGCAGCCATCTCCTTGGAGAGTTCCATCGGTTCCATCAGGCGTGTAGAAGGAAAGCGTGAGATTACTGTTACCGCAGATGCACTCACAGAGGTTGACCAGAATGTGGTCAATGACCAGATTGTGCAACTCTGGGATACCGATCTCCGTAATCGATATCCTTCGGTTGACCTGGTGGTAGGTGGTGAGTTCAGTGATTTTTCCAACCTCCTGATCGATATCCTCCGTATCTTTGTGCTCGGGATCTTCCTGATGTACTTGATCCTTGGTACTCAGTTCAACAGCTACAGCCAACCCTTCCTGATTCTGCTCAGTGTTCCTTTTGCCTTTATCGGGGTGGTGCTTTTCCTTTTCATCTCGGGGACCCCGCTTTCAACAACGGTAATCTACTCAGCAGTTGCCTTGGCTGGAATCGCGGTAAACGATGCCATCGTCCTGATCAGTTTCATCAATGAACTACGCTCGGAAGGGAAATCTGTAGCTGAGGCGATTGTCGAGGCTGCAGGGACTCGTATACGACCAATCCTCCTTACCAGTCTTACCACCATTGCAGGACTGCTTCCCACCGCAATCGGGATAGGGGGATATTCCGTTGTATGGTCACCAATGGCCTCCACCATCATGGTAGGCTTGATCTTCTCCACGTTGAGCGCGCTATTTGTACTACCCTTGCTCTACGCTTCATTCTACAAAGACACCCGGAGGAATGCTTAATGAAACGATACCTACCAATTATGATACTCTTACTGTCTGCGCTCTCATCCCTTGCTGCCTCCTCCTATCCTGACCTTACTCCTGTGGATTTGGCAGGGGAGTCA
The sequence above is drawn from the uncultured Sphaerochaeta sp. genome and encodes:
- a CDS encoding efflux RND transporter permease subunit; this encodes MDNQDKQFTIGRFSVTKPVLVNILMITVLALGVLSLLTLPQEQFAEVPFYWVNVIVPYPGVSAQDMESSVTIPVENAFAGMDRLKQISSTTSEGLSVVRVEFDDGIDDTLFRSLYQDAQTRFSQVSLPEGALQPLLDDFSSSDFLPVIEVIVSGNISYQDMREQAQELQNRFLSIPDVSDVEIVGLPERQIQVKLDPTLLSSMGLSVNEVVRSLSGENQRLPSGSLSTESRQYLLRTFGSVEGVRDIESVIVRRSNQGEGLVRLSDVAKVMDGFDEEAPLSRFNGESAVSLKITKVVKGDSVAIVDAVRQIVDETQPRAGATLTLFNDSTVQIASSLSVLSTNALMGLLLLVIILSLFIGFRNAFITALGIPVTFALTFLVLDQLGQTVNTNTLFGLVLVLGLIVDHGIVIVENSYRLQLAGVPRHEAAIKGVNQVVWPIIAATGTTVAAFLPLMIIPGTIGKFLRVIPLTVTIALIVSTFEALFFLPSHYAEWGPRRLKQEKAGKQRFERFINTYQRALAWALDRKGRFILLTLLVTAAIFSLVGGLRQDLFSAEDYSYFNIEITTPQGSTLRTTNNVVSAYEKVLLDKVGGGEILSISANIGGNEGGAESTTQATITVDLAEMDEGRTRSIETIIDEVKRETYYISGAEQVLFTKAQTGPPTSADFSFRLSGDAYEPLIEASGVLGNTLASIEGVENVQSDFIAGNPALRIDVDQDQATRLGIGVSTIAGYLRVRFEGQNVGTLFLENEEIDMVVQFDNGGTERFEDLQQILIPTDDGRLVPLSSVAAISLESSIGSIRRVEGKREITVTADALTEVDQNVVNDQIVQLWDTDLRNRYPSVDLVVGGEFSDFSNLLIDILRIFVLGIFLMYLILGTQFNSYSQPFLILLSVPFAFIGVVLFLFISGTPLSTTVIYSAVALAGIAVNDAIVLISFINELRSEGKSVAEAIVEAAGTRIRPILLTSLTTIAGLLPTAIGIGGYSVVWSPMASTIMVGLIFSTLSALFVLPLLYASFYKDTRRNA
- a CDS encoding alpha/beta hydrolase family protein yields the protein MALLDISLFSDTLQLDVSLTVIYPQRCDRSPDIPGGPYKVLYLLHGIKQNEQSYVRNSAIERYVRNLPLVVVMPSVGRSFYTDQERGYPYFTFLSEELPRFLSSVFTISTKREDTFIAGLSMGGYGAFKAALTRPDLYSRAASMSGALDLVSLANTLGDSVKIFPHEWENTFGTYEVKDSEHDLMALSRKELSPKPSFYVTCGDEDALLQDNLRFVETLKETHDVIYDQHPGGHTWKFWDKALKRVLRWLPL
- a CDS encoding cation transporter, with the translated sequence MSNKKQELLLLRVTTIVCLGFGILGLVVSIVANSNSMLLDGLYSLIQSMFIIGSGRVVTLLFKEDDDRFPFGYGAFEPFFLVLRSLVLLTMVVTIGSMAAIAMTRGGYAITFSIAFPVSVFSLVVCFVVWLALANKAKKLSSPTLRSESKAWLLDTLLSLASVLAIGMVGLIKQTRFAFLSNYIDPALTVLFLAFLSPVLIKDLVVYSRELLGAAPTISVQATLEKITNRFVKKYAFRKAEVYALKRGRSLMVVIYVYLSEERPVKQLDAIRLEMIKAMYTYSNFCDTDIVFTLDDRWVDYQTPFAIAGQKA
- a CDS encoding efflux RND transporter periplasmic adaptor subunit; translated protein: MRKAQRTLIFTLITLTIVASLLSCSKTDQEQEVNEPLEAVSAATDYTQIVSSSVAIEERALRDRVIGSGTVQGQREVSIKSRLSGEIQEISVDLGSTLKAGDTLLTIDDTIAKLTLSQLESQYENAVKQQAVNEKLFASGAISLSQLNQGKSSLDGLSAQLEQAKNNVANSRVTTPISGSVAEITKLVEGDLLQAGSQIARIVDLNHLRVTLAIGQAQLFLIKEGAPAEITIRTPTETIVAEGRVSAISASSDSRTGSWVVYVDFENPRPDILKAGITADVTIFNTDAPLYTVVPNGAMVNRNGKQYIFVVDGSNASLQEVTVVDQFGDLTAIESKDASVSLIGERVLVSSLSRLIDGSAISTSLE